A genome region from Mesorhizobium sp. B2-1-8 includes the following:
- a CDS encoding nucleoside triphosphate hydrolase: protein MSEIAHLAATIFKRAGKAKRFIVAIAGPPGAGKSTLSASLHDLLPEGAVEVVPMDGFHYDDIVLDARGLRARKGAPDTFDFGGFEALLKRIRAGEPEIAIPVFDRDMELSRAAAAIVGAETKFILVEGNYLLLDEEPWSRLAPLFDFSIFVDVPRNELERRLMERWHEHGRSEADARAWIASNDMPNIERVLARRRAADLVIGV from the coding sequence ATGTCCGAAATCGCCCACCTCGCCGCCACCATCTTCAAGCGCGCCGGCAAGGCGAAGCGCTTCATCGTCGCCATCGCCGGACCGCCGGGCGCCGGCAAATCGACATTATCGGCAAGCCTGCATGACCTTTTGCCGGAAGGCGCTGTGGAAGTCGTGCCCATGGATGGCTTCCACTATGACGATATCGTGCTCGACGCGCGCGGCCTGCGCGCGCGAAAGGGCGCGCCCGACACGTTCGACTTCGGCGGCTTCGAGGCGCTTCTGAAGCGCATCCGCGCCGGCGAGCCCGAAATCGCCATTCCGGTCTTCGACCGCGACATGGAATTGTCGCGCGCCGCCGCGGCGATCGTCGGTGCCGAGACCAAGTTCATCCTGGTCGAAGGCAATTACCTGTTGCTCGACGAGGAGCCTTGGTCGCGGCTGGCGCCGCTGTTCGATTTCTCGATCTTCGTCGACGTGCCGCGCAATGAGCTCGAACGCCGCCTGATGGAACGCTGGCACGAGCATGGCCGTTCCGAAGCCGACGCGCGCGCCTGGATCGCCTCCAACGACATGCCCAACATCGAACGCGTGCTGGCACGGCGCCGGGCGGCCGACCTGGTCATTGGGGTTTAA
- a CDS encoding DUF1003 domain-containing protein, whose protein sequence is MSTVPKASEQKSADNENDSGGEYFEAPTTEADLHGVSDEHFDTPEVPDSEPSGPGTSRLKPKKKPSAISGRKFRKRDLVRIDTLRPSLADRIHSDHPDLPKGARISREELGRYRMRYMEELLQQEHGEFSELDRQVVESIARQDTISENSEEEFEEHRTFADRVSDGMAAFGGSWWFLISFGSVLLVWIGINLFEGTTGAFDPYPFILLNLLLSCIAAIQAPIIMMSQKRQEVKDRLRSFNDYRVNLKAELEVRHLHEKLDYLISRQWTRLAEMQQMQLDAMHELASAKKAKRATRARRPVKSPAGE, encoded by the coding sequence ATGAGCACCGTTCCCAAGGCATCCGAGCAGAAGTCGGCCGACAATGAGAACGACAGCGGCGGCGAATATTTCGAGGCGCCGACCACCGAAGCGGATCTGCACGGCGTTTCCGACGAGCATTTCGATACGCCCGAAGTGCCGGATTCCGAACCGTCAGGGCCTGGCACATCGCGGCTGAAGCCGAAGAAAAAGCCATCGGCGATCTCGGGCCGCAAATTCCGCAAGCGCGACCTTGTGCGCATCGATACGCTGCGCCCGAGTCTCGCCGACCGCATTCACTCGGACCACCCCGACCTGCCCAAGGGCGCCCGCATCAGCCGCGAGGAGCTCGGCCGCTACCGCATGCGCTACATGGAGGAGCTGCTGCAGCAGGAGCACGGCGAATTCTCCGAGCTCGACCGCCAGGTGGTGGAATCGATCGCCCGGCAGGACACGATTTCGGAAAACAGCGAAGAAGAATTCGAGGAGCACCGGACGTTCGCCGACCGCGTCTCCGACGGCATGGCCGCCTTCGGCGGCAGCTGGTGGTTCCTGATCTCGTTCGGCAGCGTGCTTCTGGTGTGGATCGGCATCAACCTGTTCGAAGGCACGACCGGCGCCTTCGATCCCTACCCCTTCATCCTGCTGAACCTGCTGCTCTCCTGCATCGCCGCCATCCAGGCGCCGATCATCATGATGAGCCAGAAGCGCCAGGAGGTGAAGGACCGCCTGCGCTCCTTCAACGACTACCGCGTCAACCTCAAGGCCGAGCTCGAAGTGCGCCATCTGCACGAAAAACTCGACTACCTGATCTCGCGCCAATGGACGCGGCTGGCGGAGATGCAGCAGATGCAGCTCGATGCCATGCACGAGCTGGCGAGTGCGAAGAAGGCGAAGCGGGCGACGCGCGCACGGCGGCCGGTGAAGAGCCCGGCGGGGGAGTGA
- a CDS encoding D-alanyl-D-alanine carboxypeptidase family protein: MSFSRLFPLFQKILAALTLAAMVAGCSTITPPDSVLAVPAPPQKYAAIVVDGRSGKQLFEVNSTAQRYPASLTKMMTLYLLFEAMETGRVTKETQIPVSDHAASQPPTKMRFRRGETIDVDSAIRAIVVKSANDVAVAVGEYLGGSEDQFAAMMTSKARQLGMSSTTFRNASGLPDDGQMTTAHDMAVLGMSLQRRFPQHFHYFSESDFMFRGRLVRGHNDMLGRVRGVNGIKTGYIRASGFNIVTSYDADGRQLIVVVMGADSARQRNDHVEALIQRSLSPTMADTKTRLMFAEQQ; encoded by the coding sequence TTGTCCTTTTCGCGTCTCTTTCCGCTCTTCCAGAAAATCCTGGCTGCCCTCACCCTGGCGGCCATGGTTGCCGGCTGCTCGACCATAACCCCGCCCGACAGCGTGTTGGCCGTTCCGGCACCGCCGCAGAAATACGCGGCCATCGTCGTCGATGGACGGAGCGGCAAGCAGCTGTTCGAGGTCAATTCGACGGCGCAGCGCTATCCGGCGTCGCTGACCAAGATGATGACGCTCTATCTGCTGTTCGAGGCGATGGAGACGGGCCGCGTCACCAAGGAGACGCAGATCCCGGTTTCCGACCACGCCGCCTCGCAGCCGCCGACCAAGATGCGCTTCCGGCGCGGCGAGACGATCGACGTCGATTCCGCCATCCGCGCCATCGTCGTCAAATCGGCCAATGACGTGGCGGTGGCGGTGGGCGAATATCTCGGCGGCTCGGAGGACCAGTTCGCCGCCATGATGACCTCCAAGGCGCGCCAGCTCGGCATGAGCAGCACCACCTTCCGCAACGCGTCGGGCCTGCCCGACGACGGCCAGATGACGACCGCGCACGACATGGCGGTGCTCGGCATGTCGTTGCAGCGACGCTTCCCGCAGCACTTCCACTATTTCTCCGAAAGCGACTTCATGTTCCGCGGCAGGCTGGTACGCGGCCACAACGACATGCTCGGTCGCGTGCGCGGCGTCAACGGCATCAAGACCGGCTATATCAGGGCCTCCGGCTTCAACATCGTCACCTCCTACGACGCCGACGGCCGCCAGTTGATCGTGGTAGTGATGGGCGCCGACAGCGCCCGCCAGCGCAACGACCATGTCGAAGCGCTGATCCAGCGCAGCCTGTCGCCCACCATGGCCGACACCAAAACCAGGCTGATGTTCGCCGAACAGCAGTGA
- a CDS encoding glutathione S-transferase family protein: MADLSAFPIATRWPAKHPDRIQLYSATTPNGVKISIALEELGLPYEPHLINIGKNESWTPEFLSLNPNGKIPAIIDPNGPDGAPIGLFESGAILLYLAEKTGLLIPADGARRYETIQWVFFQMASVGPMFGQVGFFHKFAGREIADKRPLERYRDESRRLLGVLDVRLKGRKWIMDNDYTIADISLLGWVRNLIGFYEARDLVGFDDFTNLAAWLERGLARPAVQKGLTIPARS, encoded by the coding sequence ATGGCCGACTTGTCCGCCTTTCCGATCGCAACCCGTTGGCCAGCGAAGCATCCGGACCGGATTCAGCTCTATTCGGCAACGACGCCGAACGGAGTGAAGATTTCGATCGCGCTGGAGGAACTCGGCCTGCCCTATGAGCCGCACCTGATCAACATCGGCAAGAACGAGAGCTGGACTCCGGAATTCCTGTCACTCAATCCCAACGGCAAGATTCCGGCGATCATCGATCCCAACGGCCCTGACGGCGCGCCGATCGGCCTGTTCGAATCCGGCGCCATCCTGCTCTACCTCGCTGAAAAGACCGGCCTGCTCATCCCAGCGGATGGAGCGCGGCGTTACGAAACGATCCAGTGGGTCTTCTTCCAGATGGCCTCCGTCGGGCCGATGTTCGGCCAGGTCGGTTTCTTCCACAAATTCGCCGGCCGCGAGATCGCCGACAAGCGGCCGCTGGAGCGTTACCGCGACGAATCGCGCCGCCTGCTCGGCGTTCTCGACGTCAGGCTGAAGGGCCGCAAGTGGATCATGGACAATGACTACACCATCGCCGACATCTCGCTGCTCGGCTGGGTGCGCAACCTGATCGGCTTTTACGAGGCGCGCGATCTGGTCGGCTTCGATGATTTCACCAATCTGGCAGCGTGGCTGGAGCGCGGCCTGGCGCGGCCGGCAGTGCAGAAGGGCCTGACCATTCCGGCGCGGAGCTGA
- a CDS encoding beta-ketoacyl-[acyl-carrier-protein] synthase family protein, whose amino-acid sequence MLKRVVITGIGGLCGLGTDAQAIWAEMRAGRSAIGPIDNPFLHDLKVKTGCEIKALPDHGIERKQLVSMDRFSLLAVIAAKEAMRQSGLVPHADNTYRMGTIVGVGVCGFETVEENYRAILIEGKNRAGIFTVPRVMPGAASGQISMHLGLRGPVFGVTSACSSANHAIASAVDQIRLGRADVMVAGGTEAPLVWGVLKGWEALRVLSPDTCRPFSADRQGLVLGEGAGMAVLESYDHAMARGATILAEIAGAGLSADASDIVAPTVEGPEAAMRFCLADAGLNPEDVDYLNAHGTGTKANDQIETTAIKRVFGDHARALSVSSTKSMHAHCLGASGGLEMIACVMAIREGVVPPTANYREADPDCDLDVTPNVARERKVRAAISNSFAFGGTNAVLAFKAI is encoded by the coding sequence ATGCTGAAGCGTGTCGTCATTACCGGCATCGGTGGGCTGTGCGGATTGGGCACCGATGCGCAGGCAATCTGGGCCGAGATGCGGGCCGGCCGGTCGGCGATCGGCCCGATCGACAATCCCTTCCTGCACGACCTGAAGGTCAAGACAGGCTGCGAGATCAAGGCGCTGCCGGATCACGGCATCGAGCGCAAGCAACTGGTGTCGATGGATCGCTTCAGCCTGCTGGCGGTGATCGCGGCGAAAGAAGCCATGCGGCAGTCCGGATTGGTCCCGCATGCGGACAATACCTATCGGATGGGAACCATTGTCGGTGTTGGCGTCTGCGGGTTCGAGACGGTCGAGGAGAACTATCGCGCCATCCTGATCGAGGGCAAGAATCGCGCCGGCATCTTCACGGTTCCCAGGGTCATGCCGGGCGCCGCCTCCGGCCAGATCAGCATGCATCTGGGTTTGCGCGGACCGGTGTTCGGCGTCACCTCGGCCTGTTCGTCGGCCAATCATGCCATCGCCTCGGCGGTCGACCAGATCAGGCTCGGCCGCGCCGACGTCATGGTGGCCGGCGGCACCGAGGCGCCGCTGGTGTGGGGCGTGCTGAAGGGCTGGGAGGCACTGCGTGTGTTGTCGCCCGACACGTGCAGGCCATTTTCTGCCGACCGCCAGGGCCTGGTGCTGGGCGAGGGTGCCGGCATGGCGGTTCTGGAAAGCTACGACCATGCGATGGCGCGCGGCGCCACCATTTTGGCCGAGATCGCCGGCGCCGGCCTTTCGGCCGATGCCTCGGACATAGTCGCGCCTACCGTCGAGGGACCGGAAGCGGCGATGCGCTTCTGCCTGGCCGATGCCGGGCTCAATCCCGAGGATGTCGACTACCTCAACGCGCACGGCACCGGCACCAAGGCCAACGACCAGATCGAGACCACCGCGATCAAGCGCGTCTTCGGCGACCATGCGCGGGCGCTCTCCGTCTCCTCGACCAAGTCGATGCATGCGCATTGCCTCGGCGCCTCGGGCGGGCTGGAGATGATCGCCTGCGTCATGGCGATCCGCGAAGGCGTTGTGCCGCCGACGGCAAATTACCGCGAGGCCGATCCCGACTGCGATCTTGACGTGACGCCGAATGTCGCGCGCGAGCGCAAGGTGCGCGCCGCCATCAGCAATAGCTTTGCCTTTGGCGGCACCAATGCGGTGCTGGCCTTCAAGGCCATCTAA
- a CDS encoding acyl carrier protein has translation MADQLATDIIEKIKAHAEPGGEEITTTTELTALGIHSLELTEIIFDLEEQYGIEIEMNTVDAWSNLKNVGDMVEAVRALIAKKA, from the coding sequence ATGGCTGACCAGCTGGCAACGGACATCATCGAAAAGATCAAGGCCCATGCCGAGCCTGGCGGCGAGGAAATCACCACCACGACCGAATTGACGGCGCTGGGCATTCATTCGCTGGAGCTGACCGAGATCATCTTCGACCTCGAGGAGCAATATGGCATCGAGATCGAGATGAACACGGTCGATGCCTGGAGCAATCTGAAGAATGTCGGCGACATGGTCGAGGCCGTTCGCGCGCTGATCGCGAAAAAAGCCTGA